One segment of Falco rusticolus isolate bFalRus1 chromosome 3, bFalRus1.pri, whole genome shotgun sequence DNA contains the following:
- the CSF3R gene encoding granulocyte colony-stimulating factor receptor: MARRGAGTPFLLQLSLLLLLCPGGTLGCASVAAGSPVVPLGSAVTASCTIQSELCRGLEPGKVRITWMLDNEPVAGSQHQGPGGTEVSNLTLPQFNHTEAKLWCWVEWNGTKQRVGMAEIRAGYPPAKPFNLSCVLNLSDYGLTCQWEQGANSHLPTSITLKCAGSRTQAVTGCTPQGGHSHCTVPRQLLQLYRQMEIWVSATNALGTAESEHLCIDPMDVAKLDPPALQSIQSIPFQTDCVALAWEVARTNAHMDLQCELRYRAAEEPAWALVTGIVGQSGTTQCCGFLFGTQYHFQMRCRRSTAQGYWSEWSPGRNYTTHEKAPTGKLDAWWSTRPAGAGGWLEVQLRWKAPRRQEANGQVLGYRITLSPRRRGRDPPTICNTTHTQCNFSAPMGTRRVYLSAYNAAGESAATEVVLLERKGQPLAGLRAVPKGEHSLWVQWEAPPAPPHAYVLEWQRVSSEPGRCSACWQMERDGAATAALIQDGIEPFQRYDISVYPLYKDAIGVPIHTAAYSKQKAPSYAPKLHLKSISKSSAELCWDPVPVEMQNGFITSYTIFWANSDAEVSSATVNPSLSSFIIHELKPSTLYKVHIMASTVAGSTNGTSLTLVTTVLDDTEIQSLFLTLGMIFVLFILLLICFQKNGRVKQQFWPSVPDPANSSLGKWVPAELQQEPLHIPGVREPGLATISTVTVLERAGGKQPTTWGKEPTTWGKEPTTWGKEPTTEPIGTFPAPHLPYVQQEGPRTPGPGSRQTVQYARVVGDGYKGQQQPPPRLYLRSSSTQPLLLDPSPSPKPYENLWFHGAAPQGCPGDGGCPEELSATFPLLQGLRIGGAEELHDCRAF, translated from the exons ATGGCCAGGCGCGGTGCTGGGACAcccttcctgctgcagctctccctgctcctgctcctctgcccgGGTG GGACCCTGGGCTGTGCCTCGGTGGCCGCGGGCTCACCTGTTGTGCCCCTGGGCTCGGCCGTCACGGCGTCCTGCACCATCCAGAGCGAGCTCTGCCGCGGCTTGGAGCCAGGGAAGGTCCGGATCACCTGGATGCTGGATAACGAGCCTGTGGCTGGGAGCCAGCACCAGGGCCCGGGGGGCACAGAGGTGTCCAACCTCACCCTGCCCCAGTTCAACCACACGGAGGCCAAGCTGTGGTGCTGGGTGGAGTGGAATGGGACCAAGCAGCGTGTCGGCATGGCCGAGATCAGGGCAGGCT ACCCACCTGCCAAGCCCTTCAACCTCAGCTGTGTCCTGAACCTCAGTGACTATGGGCTGACGTGccagtgggagcagggagctAACAGCCACCTCCCCACCAGCATCACCCTGAAGTGTGCCGG GAGCAGAACCCAGGCGGTGACAGGCTGCACCCCGCAAGGTGGCCACAGCCACTGCACGGTGCCGcgccagctgctccagctctaCCGGCAAATGGAGATCTGGGTGTCCGCCACCAACGCCCTGGGCACAGCCGAGTCAGAGCATCTCTGCATTGACCCCATGGATGTCG CCAAGCTGGACCCCCCGGCCCTGCAGAGCATCCAGTCCATCCCCTTTCAGACCGACTGTGTGGCCCTGGCCTGGGAGGTGGCGAGGACCAACGCACACATGGACCTGCAGTGTGAGCTGCGCTACAGGGCAGCCGAGGAGCCTGCCTGGGCTCTG GTCACCGGCATCGTTGGCCAGTCTGGCACCACGCAGTGCTGCGGCTTCCTCTTCGGCACGCAGTACCACTTCCAGATGCGGTGCCGGCGAAGCACGGCACAGGGCTACTGGAGCGAGTGGAGCCCAGGCAGGAACTACACCACCCATGAGAAAG CCCCCACAGGGAAGCTGGATGCCTGGTGGAGCACTCGGCCGGCCGGGGCGGGTGGGTGGCTGGAGGTGCAGCTGCGCTGGAAG gcCCCACGGCGCCAGGAGGCGAACGGGCAAGTGCTAGGGTACCGCATCACACTGAGCCCcaggaggaggggcagggacccccccaccATCTGCAACACCACCCACACCCAGTGCAACTTCTCCGCACCCATGGGGACCAGGAGGGTCTATCTCTCAGCCTACAATGCCGCCGGCGAGTCAGCAGCAACCGAGGTCGTCCTCCTGGAGAGGAAAG GTCAGCCCCTAGCCGGGCTCCGGGCTGTGCCCAAGGGGGAGCACAGCCTCTGGGTGCAGTGGGAGGCCCCGCCGGCCCCACCACACGCCTACGTCCTGGAGTGGCAGCGGGTGTCCTCGGAGCCCGGCCGCTGCAGCGCCTGCTGGCAGATGGAGCGTGACGGGGCTGCCACTGCAGCCCTCATCCAGG ATGGCATCGAGCCTTTCCAGCGGTACGACATCTCGGTGTACCCCCTCTACAAGGATGCCATAGGGGTGCCCATCCACACGGCAGCCTACTCCAAGCAGAAGG CACCGTCCTATGCCCCAAAGCTCCACCTGAAAAGCATCAGCAAGTCCAGTGCCGAGCTGTGCTGGGACCCAGTGCCGGTTGAGATGCAGAATGGCTTCATCACCAGCTACACCATTTTCTGGGCCAACAGTGATGCAGAAGTGTCCA GCGCCACCGTGAATCCCTCTCTCAGCTCCTTCATCATCCATGAGCTGAAGCCATCGACCCTGTACAAAGTGCACATCATGGCATCCACAGTTGCTGGCAGCACCAACGGCACCAGCCTGACCCTGGTGACTACAGTGCTAG ATGACACTGAAATCCAGTCCCTCTTCCTGACCCTGGGGATGATCTTTGTCCTGTTCATCCTTTTGCTCATCTGCTTCCAGAAGAATGGGCG GGTGAAGCAGCAGTTCTGGCCCAGCGTCCCCGACCCTGccaacagcagcctgggcaagtgggtgccagcagagctccagcag GAGCCTCTGCACATCCCCGGCGTGAGGGAGCCTGGCTTGGCCACCATTTCCACTGTCACGGTGCTCGaaagggcaggggggaagcaGCCCACCACCTGGGGCAAGGAGCCCACCACCTGGGGCAAGGAGCCCACCACCTGGGGCAAGGAGCCCACCACCGAGCCCATCGGCACCTTCCCCGCGCCGCACCTGCCCTACGTGCAGCAGGAGGGTCCCCGCACGCCAGGGCCCGGGAGCAGGCAGACCGTGCAGTACGCGCGGGTGGTGGGCGATGGGTAcaagggccagcagcagccccccccccggctctaCCTGCGCTCCAGCTccacccagcccctgctcctcgaccccagccccagccccaagccCTACGAGAACCTGTGGTTCCACGGGGCCGCCCCTCAGGGCTGCCCGGG